Proteins encoded by one window of Streptomyces sp. LX-29:
- a CDS encoding WYL domain-containing protein — translation MRAARLLSLVLLLQNRGRLTAGELAEELGVSVRTIYRDIDSLSGAGIPVYGDGGHGGGYQLLGGYRTRLTGLHADEAESLFLAGLPGAADDLGLGEVLAAAQLKLTAALPAPLRDRAGRVRERFHLDALGWYREQDSPPALVALADAVWNQRRIRVRYRRWAEPQEVERELDPYGLVLKAGVWYLVAAVDGAVRTYRVSSILRLDVGEVAFERPEGFDLAAHWQEYLTVYDARRLRLQASVRIAPALLSALPDHLDAALVRAVEASAGPPEADGWVTATVPLESVELAVPILLSLGSDIEVLAPEELRRGIAETAAAVLDRYGPGASSGRAGAGDLSSTPADRVASSARAARTPKP, via the coding sequence ATGCGCGCAGCCCGGCTTCTCTCTCTCGTCCTCCTGCTGCAGAACCGGGGCAGGCTGACGGCTGGTGAGCTCGCTGAGGAACTGGGTGTCTCGGTGCGGACCATCTATCGGGACATCGACTCGCTGAGCGGCGCGGGCATTCCGGTCTACGGGGACGGCGGGCACGGTGGCGGTTACCAGCTGCTTGGCGGCTACCGGACCCGGCTCACCGGGCTGCACGCCGACGAGGCCGAGTCTCTGTTTCTGGCCGGGCTGCCGGGCGCTGCGGACGACCTGGGGCTGGGAGAGGTGCTGGCGGCGGCGCAGCTGAAACTGACCGCGGCGCTGCCGGCGCCGCTGCGGGACCGCGCGGGCCGGGTCCGTGAGCGGTTCCATCTCGACGCTCTCGGCTGGTACCGGGAACAGGACTCCCCGCCTGCTCTGGTGGCGCTCGCCGATGCGGTGTGGAACCAGCGGCGGATCCGCGTGCGCTACCGCCGCTGGGCCGAGCCGCAGGAGGTCGAGCGCGAGCTCGACCCCTACGGCCTGGTCCTCAAGGCGGGCGTCTGGTACCTCGTCGCAGCGGTGGACGGCGCTGTGCGGACGTACCGGGTGTCTTCGATCCTCCGCCTGGACGTCGGGGAGGTCGCTTTCGAGCGCCCCGAGGGGTTCGACCTGGCCGCCCACTGGCAGGAGTACCTCACCGTCTACGACGCCCGCAGGCTGCGGCTTCAGGCCTCCGTCCGGATTGCTCCAGCGCTGCTGTCCGCGCTGCCGGACCACCTGGACGCGGCACTGGTCCGCGCCGTCGAAGCCTCGGCAGGGCCGCCGGAGGCAGATGGCTGGGTGACGGCGACGGTGCCGCTGGAGTCGGTCGAGCTTGCGGTGCCCATACTGCTGTCACTGGGGTCGGACATCGAGGTGCTCGCCCCCGAGGAGCTGCGCCGCGGGATAGCGGAGACGGCAGCGGCCGTGCTCGACCGGTACGGACCAGGGGCCTCATCAGGCCGGGCGGGGGCCGGCGATCTCAGCAGCACTCCGGCGGACAGGGTCGCCAGCAGCGCAAGGGCGGCGAGGACCCCAAAGCCGTAG
- a CDS encoding nitroreductase family protein — MHHSQEPPSGIHPLLAGRFSPYRFDPSAVVDDHALGLLLEAARWAPSAGNSQPWGFFIGRPGEPEHDRVLPHLAPSSARWATDAGLLVVTLTRRHVDDTQLLYSEFADYDLGQAIAHMTVQAQAMGLAAHQFRAFDLEGLTKELDPNPGWAIVSMVAVGKAAGGPPEGRERRSVAHLRSAPWSPAE, encoded by the coding sequence ATGCACCACTCTCAGGAGCCGCCCAGCGGCATACACCCACTGCTTGCCGGGCGCTTCAGCCCCTACCGGTTCGATCCGTCGGCGGTTGTCGACGACCACGCCCTCGGGCTGTTGCTGGAAGCCGCGCGGTGGGCACCGTCGGCGGGGAACTCCCAGCCGTGGGGCTTCTTCATCGGTAGGCCCGGTGAGCCGGAGCACGACCGGGTGCTCCCTCACCTTGCGCCGAGCTCGGCCCGCTGGGCGACGGATGCGGGCCTGCTCGTCGTCACGCTGACGCGTCGGCACGTCGATGATACGCAGCTGCTCTACTCCGAGTTCGCGGACTACGACCTCGGCCAGGCCATCGCCCACATGACTGTTCAGGCCCAGGCCATGGGACTGGCCGCGCACCAATTCCGGGCCTTCGACCTGGAAGGGCTCACCAAGGAGTTGGATCCGAACCCGGGCTGGGCGATCGTCTCCATGGTCGCGGTGGGCAAGGCCGCTGGCGGACCTCCGGAGGGCCGTGAGCGGCGCAGCGTCGCGCACTTGCGCTCCGCTCCCTGGTCACCGGCGGAGTGA
- a CDS encoding TetR/AcrR family transcriptional regulator, protein MTPAHNRPGSEVPRRSDARRNRERLIDAARAVFAESGPEASLNEIAQRAGVGPGTLYRNFPHRQALLAAVLRDRIDTLCGHAERLLTADSADRALAEWLHAFLEHARVNQGLGGSLLLDEPEMLGVDCHRRIEGAAAALLVRAQRSGTARGDLAPGDLIQLVVGVALATVRVEDAAQPGRLLGLVLEAVHARPRPAGD, encoded by the coding sequence ATGACGCCCGCGCACAACCGGCCCGGGTCCGAGGTGCCGCGCCGCTCGGACGCGCGCCGCAACCGCGAGCGCCTGATCGACGCCGCCCGTGCGGTCTTCGCCGAGTCCGGCCCCGAGGCGTCGCTCAATGAGATCGCCCAGCGCGCGGGCGTCGGGCCCGGCACCCTCTACCGGAACTTCCCCCACCGCCAGGCCCTGCTGGCGGCGGTGCTCAGGGACCGGATCGATACGCTGTGCGGCCATGCCGAGCGGCTGCTGACCGCCGACTCCGCCGACCGGGCGCTCGCCGAGTGGCTGCACGCCTTCCTGGAGCACGCCCGGGTCAACCAAGGGCTGGGCGGTTCCCTGCTGCTCGACGAACCGGAGATGCTGGGCGTGGACTGCCATCGGCGGATCGAGGGCGCGGCCGCCGCACTGCTCGTCCGGGCTCAGCGCTCGGGGACCGCCCGAGGCGATCTGGCCCCCGGTGACCTCATCCAGCTGGTGGTGGGGGTCGCGCTGGCCACGGTGCGCGTCGAGGACGCCGCCCAGCCCGGCCGACTGCTCGGGCTGGTCCTCGAGGCGGTGCACGCGAGGCCCCGTCCCGCGGGCGACTGA